One part of the Alphaproteobacteria bacterium genome encodes these proteins:
- a CDS encoding malonic semialdehyde reductase, giving the protein MSAEEALAAARAQIEAYRERIRSLDDDSRDLIFREARNHNAWQDREVTDAQLQEAFNLARMGPTSANTQPMRIAFVRSKEAKERLNPHVNGPNQAKTMAAPVTAIIGYDNTFFTDFPKFLPIRPEMGDRFIDNPELAEKFSYIQAILQGGYFIMALRAVGLDAGAMGGFNNAAVNEEFFKDTPVKSIFLCNIGYGDVSGIMGPRLYRYEFDEVCDVL; this is encoded by the coding sequence ATGTCAGCAGAAGAAGCTCTCGCCGCAGCACGCGCACAGATCGAAGCCTATCGGGAGCGGATCCGGTCCCTCGATGACGATTCACGCGATCTGATATTCCGCGAAGCGCGCAACCACAACGCGTGGCAGGATCGCGAGGTTACCGACGCTCAGCTGCAGGAAGCCTTCAACCTGGCGCGGATGGGGCCGACAAGCGCCAACACCCAACCCATGCGGATTGCCTTCGTGCGTTCCAAGGAAGCCAAGGAGCGCCTGAACCCTCATGTGAACGGGCCGAACCAGGCCAAGACGATGGCCGCACCTGTCACGGCGATTATCGGCTACGACAACACCTTCTTTACGGATTTTCCCAAGTTCCTGCCGATCCGCCCGGAGATGGGTGATCGGTTCATCGATAATCCCGAGTTGGCTGAAAAATTCAGCTACATCCAGGCGATCCTGCAGGGTGGCTATTTCATCATGGCCTTGCGCGCGGTGGGTCTGGATGCCGGCGCGATGGGCGGGTTCAACAACGCGGCCGTGAATGAAGAATTCTTCAAGGACACGCCGGTGAAATCGATTTTCCTGTGTAACATCGGCTATGGCGATGTCTCTGGAATTATGGGGCCGCGTCTGTATCGCTATGAATTCGATGAGGTCTGCGACGTCCTGTAG